Below is a genomic region from Citrobacter europaeus.
CCCTTGCAGGGCGTCTGGATCAGGCGATTTCGATGCTCAGCAGCGCAAGCTCTCAGGTGAAACTGGGTAGCCAGCAGCAGGCCAGATACGATGCCCGTATTGACCAGCTACGCCAGTTGCAAGAGCGCTTTAAACCGTACACGAAAATGTAACAGGAAGAAAAATGTCAGACGCGATCAAAATCTACCATAACCCACGCTGCTCCAAGAGCCGCGAAACGCTGGAATTACTGAAGTCCAACGGCGTGGACCCAGAGGTGGTGTTGTATCTGGAAACGCCGGCTGATGCCGCAACCCTGCGTGAACTGCTGCAGATGCTCAGCATGTCCAGCGCACGTGAACTGATGCGCCAGAAAGAGGATCTCTATAAATCGCTTAACCTGGCGGACAAAAATCTGAGTGAAGATGCGCTAATTCAGGCAATGGTGGAAAACCCGAAACTGATGGAGCGCCCAATTGTGGTCGCCAAAGGCCAGGCGCGGATTGGTCGTCCGCCGGAGCAGGTACTGGAAATCATCGGTTAACCTGCAACCTGCCGCAGTCTTTTCGGCTGCGGCGCTTACAGCTTCAGTATCTCTTTTACGAACGGAATGGTGAGCTTGCGCTGGGCGGTGATCGATGCGTGATCTAACTGATCCAACGTCATAAACAGCGTACGCATTTCCCGATCCAGACGCTTAAGCAGAAAGCGTCCCACATCTTCCGGCAGTTCAAATCCACGAAGTCTGGCGCGTAATTGCAACGCCTGCAGCTTATCTTCATCGGAAAGCGGCTGCAGCTTGTAGATTTGTCCCCAGTCCAGGCGCGAAGCGAGATCCGGCAACCCCAGATTCAGCTGTCTTGGCGGGCGATCGCCGGTGATCAGCAGGCGCGTTTTCCCCGACTCCAGGATACGGTTATAGAGATCAAAGATCGCCATTTCCCACAGCGAATCCCCGGCCACACATTCGATGTTATCGATGCATACCAGCGATAAATGCTCCATCCCGTCGAGCACTTCAGGGACAAACCAGGTGCGTTTATCGAGCGGCACGTAACCTACTGCATCGCCGCGCGCGGACAGTTCCGCACAGGCTGCATGCAGCAAATGACTACGGCCAGCGCCTTCGCGCGACCAGAGATAAATATACCCGCTATGTTCCTGACGCAGCACGTTTTGCAGTGCAGCCAGTAAAGAGGAGTTATCCCCCGGCCAGAAACTTGCAAAAGTTTCGTCGTCAGGAAGATAAAGTGGCAAAGAGAGCTGTGCCGGTGTGTTCAGAGATACCTCAACCCAGGATTTCATAAAATCGCGTTGAGTTTAACACAGAAATACGTCGTGATAGAACCGGGCAGCACCGCCGCCCGGTCAGAGATTTACTGTTGCGGACTGTCGGCATCTTCTGCGTCAAGCACGACTTCTTCCGGGCGCAGCAGGCTGATAACTTTGAAAATCAGGCTCAGGCAGACGCCAACAATGGTCGCCAGCGCCATGCCTTTCAGCTCTGCGGCACCAATGTGAACTTTCGCGCCACTTACGCCGATGATCAAAATAACCGAAGTCAGGATCAGGTTTTGCGCTTTGTTGTAGTCAACTTTCGACTCGATCAATACGCGAATACCGGAAGCGCCAATCACGCCGTACAGCAGCAGTGATACGCCCCCCATTACAGGCAGTGGGATGATTTGGATCGCCGCCGCCAGTTTACCCACGCAGGAGAGCAGAATGGCAAAAATCGCCGCGCCGCCGATAACCCAGGTACTGTAAACGCGGGTAATCGCCATTACGCCAATATTTTCGCCGTACGTGGTGTTCGGCGTTGAGCCGAAGAAACCGGAGATAACCGTAGACAGACCGTTAGCAAACATAGAACGATGCAGGCCTGGGTCGCGAATCAAATCTTTTTTCACGATATTCGCCGTTACCACCAGGTGCCCGACGTGTTCAGCGATGACCACCAGCGCTGCTGGCAGGATGGTCAGAATGGCAACCCATTCAAAGCGCGGCGTATAGAACGTTGGCAGCGCGAACCAGTGGGCCTGCGCAATCGGCGTAGTGTCCACGACGCCCATCACGAAAGAGAGCGCATAACCGGCCAGCACCCCAATCAGAATCGGGATAATCGCCATAAAACCGCGGAACAGTACGGAGCCAAATACCGTAACCGCCAGCGTCACCATCGAGATGATGATGGTTTTTGAATCCGGTAATTGCCCCTCAGCAGGCAGTAACCCCGCCATGCCCGCAGCGACGCCAGCCAGCTCCAGACCGATAACGGCAACGATTGCGCCCATCGCCGCAGGCGGGAACATCACATCCAGCCAGCCGGTACCTGCTTTCTTAACGATGAAAGAAACCAGGCAGAACAGGACGCCGCACATAATGAAACCACCCAGTGCCACTTCATATCCTAACGGCAGCAGCAGCAGTACCGGAGAAATAAATGCAAAGCTGGACCCCAGATAGGCTGGGATTTTTCCTTTACAAATAAAGAGATACAGCAACGTACCAATGCCATTAAACAGCAAAACGGTAGCCGGGTTGATGTGGAACAGGACTGGCACCAGTACCGTTGCGCCAAACATGGCGAACAGGTGCTGCAAACTAAGCGGGATTGTCTGTAAAAGCGGCGGTCTTTCACTCACCCCGATAGCACGGCGCGTCATAGTGTTTTCCTCTGAGTGTTGTTTGTTATTCGCATTGGGTTGTTATATTCAAAAAAAAGCCGACTCTTAAAGTCGGCTTCTTTTCACTTATTCGTTTACTTGGTACCAAAAATCTTATCGCCGGCATCACCAAGCCCCGGAATAATGTATCCGTGCTCGTTCAGTCCCTGATCGATGGAGGCTGTGTACAGCTCAACATCCGGGTGCGCTTTTTCCAGTGCCGCGATACCTTCTGGTGCCGCAACCAGGACCAGCACTTTAATGCTGGTGCAGCCTGCGTTTTTCAGCAGGTCGATGGTAGCGATAACGGAACCGCCGGTCGCCAGCATCGGGTCAACGATCAGCGCCATACGCTCATCGATGTTAGAAACCAGCTTCTGGAAATACGGAACCGGCTCCAGCGTCTCTTCATTGCGGTACATACCGACCACGCTGATACGCGCGCTTGGAACGTTTTCCAGAACGCCTTCCATCATGCCCAGGCCCGCACGCAGGATTGGCACAACGGTGATTTTCTTACCTTTAATTTGGTCAACTTCAACCGGGCCATTCCAGCCTTCAATGGTCACCTTTTCGGTTTCCAGACCAGCGGTTGCTTCATAAGTCAGCAGGCTGCCAACTTCCGAGGCGAGTTCACGAAAGCGTTTAGTGCTGATGTCGTTTTCACGCATCAGTCCCAGCTTGTGTTTGACGAGTGGGTGTTTGACTTCCACGATCTTCATACTCTTCTCCTTTCCTCAGACGAGTGGCAACCACAAAAAAAATCGCCGGATTATACCGCTTTTAGTCTCTGTCGCAACACTGCATGCGCTTGATATGGATCAACCAAAGTCATTTACGTCTGGATGATGAGTATAAAACAAGCCCCGCACTCATGGCGGGGCTTGTTATCAATGCTATGAATTTTAAAGGTATTCAGCATTGGTCTGGATGACGTTTTGATACCATGAAAAAGATTTTTTCGGAGAGCGAGTTAATGTCCCGCTACCGTCATTATTTTTATCAACGTAGATAAACCCGTAGCGTTTTTTCATTTCCCCCGTCCCGGCCGAGACTAAATCAATACAGCCCCACGGGGTATATCCCATCAAATCCACGCCATCTTCCACCACCGCTTTTTTCATCTCACGTATGTGAGCGGCAAGGTAGTCGATACGGTACTGGTCGTTCACCGCACCATCATTCTCACGCACGTCGATGGCGCCAAATCCATTCTCCACAATAAATAGCGGCAACTGATAATGATCCCAGAACCAGTTCAGCGAATAGCGCAGACCGACGGGATCAATCTGCCATCCCCAGTCCGATTTCTGTACGTACGGGTTGGAAACCAGGCTTTTCGACTCGTCGTAATCCAGCTCAGGGTTGTCCGCCGTTGCCTGCGTCGCGAAGGACATATAGTAGCTAAAGCCGATGTAATCCACGCAACCCTCGGTCAACGCCTGACGGTCTTCCTCGGTGATATCCAGCTCAAAACCGCGTCGGACAAAGTAGTTGAGAAGATGCTGCGGGTATTTGCCGCGCACATGGACGTCGGTAAACCAGTAACGGCGGTGCATGGCGTTCATCGCCATCATCATATCGTCCGGCGCGCAGGTCAGCGGATAGATAGGACACATGGCGATCATGCACCCTATCTGCAATTCCGGGTTAATCTCACGTGCGACCTTTACCGCCAACGCGCTTGCCACCAGTTCATAGTGCGCCGCCTGGTACATGACCGGCTCGCGGTCTTCACCGGGCTGGTATTTCAGACCAGAGTTAGTAAAGGGCGCGAAATCTTCGTGATAATTTGCCTGGTTGTTAATCTCATTAAACGTCATCCAGTACTTTACTTTGTGCTGGTAACGAGTGAAAACCACCCTGGCAAAACGGACAAAGAAATCGATAAGCTTACGGTTGCGCCAGCCGCCATATTCCGTCACCAGATGGTAAGGCATCTCGAAATGCGACAACGTAATCACCGGCTCAATGCCATATTTCAGGCATTCGTCAAACAGGTCATCATAGAACTGCAGGCCAGCTTCATTGGGTTGCGCTTCGTCGCCTAAGGGAAAAATACGCGTCCAGGCGATAGAGGTGCGAAAACATTTAAATCCCATTTCGGCAAACAGCTTAATGTCGTCTTTATAGCGATGATAAAAATCGATGGCGTCATGGTTAGGGTAGTTTTTACCGGCGATCACACCGTCGGTGATTTCACGCGCCACGCCGTGCGCCCCCGCCGTCATGACATCGGCAACGCTGACGCCTTTTCCGCCCGCCTGCCAGCCACCTTCCAGTTGATGAGCGGCTACGGCACCACCCCACATGAAATCTGCTTTAAATCCTGACATACCCTTCCCCTATCGTGATGACTCTGCGCAAAACGCTGTAGATGAGGTCCGCAACAGAAAACAGAAACCGGTTTCAGTACGATACTGTGCATTCGGCTGGCAGGTTTCAAGCACAAGACTGTACCCGGTTTCATTTTCGTGGCGCAGTTCAAACAAATAGATAAATGATTGTAAAATGCTGAAAAAATCAGCAGATAAAACTTGATGCAGAGCAGGCTCGCAAACGTTTGCTTTCCCTGTTAGAATTGCGCCGAATTTAACTTTTACTGCAAGTAAACATGTGGGGAAGCAGGCAGTGACCGATAA
It encodes:
- the upp gene encoding uracil phosphoribosyltransferase yields the protein MKIVEVKHPLVKHKLGLMRENDISTKRFRELASEVGSLLTYEATAGLETEKVTIEGWNGPVEVDQIKGKKITVVPILRAGLGMMEGVLENVPSARISVVGMYRNEETLEPVPYFQKLVSNIDERMALIVDPMLATGGSVIATIDLLKNAGCTSIKVLVLVAAPEGIAALEKAHPDVELYTASIDQGLNEHGYIIPGLGDAGDKIFGTK
- the uraA gene encoding uracil permease, which gives rise to MTRRAIGVSERPPLLQTIPLSLQHLFAMFGATVLVPVLFHINPATVLLFNGIGTLLYLFICKGKIPAYLGSSFAFISPVLLLLPLGYEVALGGFIMCGVLFCLVSFIVKKAGTGWLDVMFPPAAMGAIVAVIGLELAGVAAGMAGLLPAEGQLPDSKTIIISMVTLAVTVFGSVLFRGFMAIIPILIGVLAGYALSFVMGVVDTTPIAQAHWFALPTFYTPRFEWVAILTILPAALVVIAEHVGHLVVTANIVKKDLIRDPGLHRSMFANGLSTVISGFFGSTPNTTYGENIGVMAITRVYSTWVIGGAAIFAILLSCVGKLAAAIQIIPLPVMGGVSLLLYGVIGASGIRVLIESKVDYNKAQNLILTSVILIIGVSGAKVHIGAAELKGMALATIVGVCLSLIFKVISLLRPEEVVLDAEDADSPQQ
- a CDS encoding DnaA inactivator Hda, translating into MNTPAQLSLPLYLPDDETFASFWPGDNSSLLAALQNVLRQEHSGYIYLWSREGAGRSHLLHAACAELSARGDAVGYVPLDKRTWFVPEVLDGMEHLSLVCIDNIECVAGDSLWEMAIFDLYNRILESGKTRLLITGDRPPRQLNLGLPDLASRLDWGQIYKLQPLSDEDKLQALQLRARLRGFELPEDVGRFLLKRLDREMRTLFMTLDQLDHASITAQRKLTIPFVKEILKL
- a CDS encoding 6-phospho-beta-glucosidase produces the protein MSGFKADFMWGGAVAAHQLEGGWQAGGKGVSVADVMTAGAHGVAREITDGVIAGKNYPNHDAIDFYHRYKDDIKLFAEMGFKCFRTSIAWTRIFPLGDEAQPNEAGLQFYDDLFDECLKYGIEPVITLSHFEMPYHLVTEYGGWRNRKLIDFFVRFARVVFTRYQHKVKYWMTFNEINNQANYHEDFAPFTNSGLKYQPGEDREPVMYQAAHYELVASALAVKVAREINPELQIGCMIAMCPIYPLTCAPDDMMMAMNAMHRRYWFTDVHVRGKYPQHLLNYFVRRGFELDITEEDRQALTEGCVDYIGFSYYMSFATQATADNPELDYDESKSLVSNPYVQKSDWGWQIDPVGLRYSLNWFWDHYQLPLFIVENGFGAIDVRENDGAVNDQYRIDYLAAHIREMKKAVVEDGVDLMGYTPWGCIDLVSAGTGEMKKRYGFIYVDKNNDGSGTLTRSPKKSFSWYQNVIQTNAEYL
- the arsC gene encoding arsenate reductase (glutaredoxin) (This arsenate reductase requires both glutathione and glutaredoxin to convert arsenate to arsenite, after which the efflux transporter formed by ArsA and ArsB can extrude the arsenite from the cell, providing resistance.) produces the protein MSDAIKIYHNPRCSKSRETLELLKSNGVDPEVVLYLETPADAATLRELLQMLSMSSARELMRQKEDLYKSLNLADKNLSEDALIQAMVENPKLMERPIVVAKGQARIGRPPEQVLEIIG